In the genome of Chryseobacterium sp. 52, the window GTTTCCAAACGGATCTTTTACGAAAAACCGGCGCACTCCCCAGTCTTCATCAGTTATTCCGTAGGTGATTTCAAATCCTGCCTGCTGTATCTTTTTATATAGCTCATCTATATGATCCACCTCAATAGAAAGAGCCGGAACTTCGGTGTTATTTCCACCCTGAACCGCAAAACTTATCTGAACCTTCGCATCTTCATTATTTCCGAAAGTTTTTATCCAACCGTGATCCATCAGCATTTCAAGTCCTAAAATATCCTTATAAAAACAGTCTGCTTTTGAAAGGTCTTCCGTCTGTATATTGGCAACAATCCTTTTAACCATGGTGAATGTTTTAGAAATTAACAGGAATAAAAAAGCCCTGCAAAAACATGGTATCTGCAAGGCTTTTCACAAAAATTATTGTATACTTATTTGTTTAAGGCAACAATTGCAGCACTGTAATCAGGTTCATCAGCAATTTCTGATACCTGCTCTGTGTATATCACTTTGTTGTTTTCGTCTGTAACAATCACTGCACGGCTTAGAAGTCCTTTCAAAGGAGAATCTGTAATGGTCACTTCATAGTCATCCCCAAAGCTGCTTCTGAAATCTGAAAGCGTTTCTACATTATTCAAACCTTCAGCGGCACAAAATCTTGTCAATGCAAAAGGAAGATCTTTAGAAACATTGATAACAACAGTATTATCTAAGCTTGAAGCTTCTTCATTGAATTTTCTTGCAGAAGACGCACAAGTAGGAGTATCAATACTTGGAAAAATATTGAACACTTTTTTCTTTCCTTCAAAACTTTCCAATGTTTTCACGCTTAAACCAGAGTCTACCAGAGCAAAATCTTTAACTGTAGTTCCTACTGATGGTAATGTTCCTATTGTGTTTACTGCGTTTCCTTTTAATGTAATTGCTGACATAAATTTATTTTTTAGTTTTTCAAATTTACTCAAAATAGAAAATTTCTGAGGTAAATAAAGGTTAAATAATTCTTAAAGTGAAAATAAACGTCCTTATCTCATGAATAAATTTTTTGAAACTGAATTTTAATTATATTCGCATTCCAAAAAAAGAATAACTATGCGAAAAAAAATTACTTTCCTCCTCCTTGGGTTGCCGGTTTTTGGTTTTGCTCAGTCTGTAATCGGAAACATCAATTCCGGGGCAATTTCTGACACCAATTTCACGCATTCTGTAGGGGAAATTTATGTAATTCCTGCGGATCCTGACCAGGCCAGCTCAGGAACGATGGGAATGTTGTACCAATCTGTCTTACAGGTTTTAGGGGTCAAAGAACTTGAAAAAGACCAGATTAAGATCTACCCCAACCCTACCACTGACTTTGTTCACATTACTTTAAACTCAAAATCAAAAATTGATGAGGCTGAAGTTTATGATACTGCGGGAAGACTTGTTTTAAAAACAAGATTAGACAGCGGAAAGCTTGATCTGCGCAGCCTTAATTCCGGAATTTACATGATCTCTTTTAAAAATCCGGATCTTAAACCTATTAAAATCATTAAAAAACCTTAAAAACTATCAAACATGAAAAAACTTTACGCTACTATAGGATTATATATTGCCACATTTTTAAGTGCACAGGTTCCGCAGGCTTTCAGCTACCAGACCATTGCTTTTAACAATTCGGGAGCACCTATTGCGAACGGAAACGTATCTTTAAAAGTAAGTATTTTAGAAAACTCTGCTACAGGAAACGTTCTGTATACTGAAACACATAACAAAACGACTAACGCTAAAGGTCTGGTTAATTTAAATATTGGACAGGGAACTGCATCTACAGGGAGTTTCGGAGGAATTAACTGGGGAGACAATACCAAATTCGTCAAAGTGGAAATGGATCCGCAGGGTGGTTCCAATTACACCAATGTCGGGGTAAACCAACTGATGAGTGTTCCATATGCACAGGTAAGTAAAACCATCGTTACTGGTCCTGGCCAGGGCATTACTCTGGTATCTCCAAACGGAACCAATTATACGTTAAACGTAAGCGACTCCGGTATATTAAGCTTGCCTACGAATACGAGTTCATCCGGTAATACTTTACCTTCCAACTTATATACGTATGGATCATATAACTCCTTTACTCCTTCCTCCGCTGAATTACTGCGGGGAAACGGCACTACGAAAGTGGGTTATAAATACCTTCAGGCCAATACCCAGATTAAATTCATAGCTTCACCGGGTAATGGTGCACAGGTTTACGGTTCAGACTCCAACGGATTCGTTACTGCTAACGGAAGTAATTATAATGTTGCGTCCAACGGATACTACCAGATCCTGATCGCTTCTAACGGTCCGCAAATGAGGGCAGGTTTCTTCAACTTTGTTCCTAAAATCAAGTTTACTGCTATTTCAGGTACCACGCCTGTAACTTCTGTCACCTATAATAATGCTACAGGAAAATTTACAGCCATCATCAATGGAGTTACCACCAGTACTGGAGGTTCATTTTATATCCAGCTTGCCTCAGATAGTATTGAGGTTGAAGATTTAGGAGATAACCTGAATGACGGATCTTTTGATATAGAAGGTGCAGCGATTACCTTTCCCAATCTTTCTTCTACCACACCCAAAAACTATAAGGTTGAATTCAGCCTCAATTTTGATGGTACCGGAACTTATACAATTACGCAAATATAAATTTAAAGAGGCTAAGGCCTCTTTTTTTATGCAAAACACCCTCATAAAACAATCATATTTAGTAAATTTGTAAGTCTTAAAAAATCAAATAATAAATAACAGTATAATGTCAGACAAATCAAAAATCTATTACACCCTTACGGATGAGGCTCCAATGTTGGCAACACACTCGTTTTTACCCATTGTAAAAGCTTTTACAAAATCAGCAAACATTGAAATTGCTGTTCCGGATATTTCTTTAGCAGGAAGAATTTTAGCTAATTTTCCTGAATTTTTGAAAGATGACCAGAAGATCGGTGATGCATTGGCTGAATTAGGTCAATTGGCTACTCAACCTGATGCAAACATTATCAAATTACCTAATATCTCAGCTTCTGCCCCTCAGTTAGATGCTGCTATTGCTGAATTACAGTCTAAAGGTTTCGCGGTTCCCAATTATCCTGCAGAGCCTAAGAATGATGAAGAAAAAGCAATCAAAGCTAAATATGCTAAAGTCTTAGGAAGTGCTGTAAACCCTGTATTAAGAGAAGGAAATTCTGACAGACGTGCTCCAAAAGCTGTTAAAAACTATGCAAAAGCAAACCCTCACAGAATGGGTGACTGGGCTTCTGACAGCAAAACAGATGTCGCTCACATGGATAACGGAGATTTCTACGGAACAGAAACTTCTACCACTCTTGAGAATGCTACACAATATAAAATTGTTTTCAAAGGGAATGACGGTGCTGAAACTTTATTAAAAGATTTCGCTGGCCTTCAGGCTGGAGAAGTGATCGATTCTTCTGTCATGAACCTTAATGCTTTGAGAGTTTTTGTACAAAAGGCAATCGATGAGGCTAAAAACAAAAACGTACTTCTTTCTGCCCACCTTAAGGCTACGATGATGAAAATCTCTGACCCAATTATTTTCGGGGCTATTGTAGAAACTTTCTTCAAAGATGTATTTACAAAATATGCTGAGACTTTCAAGTCTTTAGATGTTAATCCAAACAATGGTCTTGCCGATCTATTCGACAAAATCAAAGGAAATGCTCAGGAAGCTGAGATCAAAGCTGATATTGAAACTGCTTTGGCTAACGGACCAAGAGTCGCTATGGTAAATTCTGACAAAGGAATTACCAACTTCCACGTTCCTTCTGATATCATTGTTGATGCATCTATGGCTGCCCTTGTAAGAGGTGGCGGTAAAATGTGGAACAAAGAAGGGAAAGAAGAAGATACGGTTTGTATTATTCCTGACCGTTCTTATGCAGGTTTTTATCAGGCGGTTATCGATGATATGAAAGCTCATGGAAAACTGGATCCTACCACAATGGGTTCTGTACCGAACGTAGGTTTAATGGCTCAAAAGGCTGAAGAATATGGATCTCACGACAAAACGTTCCAGGCATCAGCAGACGGAACTATTGAAGTTCAGGATGAAGCTGGAAATGTTCTTCTTTCTCAAAAAGTAGAAAAAAACGATATCTTCAGAATGTGTCAGACTAAAGATGCTCCAATCCAGGACTGGGTAAAACTAGCGGTAAACCGAGCAAGACTTTCTGATACACCTGCCATTTTCTGGTTAGATAAAGGAAGAGCGCACGACAGAGAAATGATTAAGAAAGTTGAAAAATATCTTGCAGATCACGATACTGAAGGACTTGTTATTGAAATTCTTGATGTAAAAGATGCCATGGCAGAAACATTGCTAAGAGCGAGAGAAGGAAAAGATACAATTTCTGTTTCAGGAAATGTATTGAGAGATTACTTAACGGATCTTTTCCCAATCCTTGAATTAGGTACTTCTGCGAAAATGCTGTCTATCGTTCCATTGATGAACGGAGGAGGTTTATTCGAAACAGGTGCCGGAGGTTCTGCTCCTAAACATGTTGAGCAGTTCCTGGAAGAAGGGTATTTAAGATGGGATTCTCTGGGTGAATTCTTAGCTCTTCAGGCTTCTCTTGAACACTTAGCTCAGACACAAGGAAATACTAAAGCTCAGGTTTTAGCTGATGCACTGGATGAAGCTAACGCTAAATTCTTAGCTACTGATAAGTCTCCTGCAAGAAAAGTAGGTCAGATCGACAACAGAGGTTCTCACTTCTATTTAGCCATGTATTGGGCTGAAGCTCTGGCTAACCAAACTGCAGATGCTGAATTAGCAGCTCATTTTGCTCCGGTTGCAGCAGCAATGCAGGAAAGCGAAGAGGTAATCAATGCAGAATTAATTGGTGCTCAGGGTAAACCTCAAAACATTGACGGTTACTACAAAACTGACGCGTACAAAACTTATTCGGCAATGAGACCAAGTACTGTTTTAAATGAAATTATTGACGGAATTTAATTCCCGATTTTAATGATACATGAAAAGCTCCTTTTTTAAGGGGCTTTTTTTTGATTTAAACACCATTTCATGATGTATTTTGACCACAAAAAGTCGATATGAAATAGAAAGCCTACTTCTAATTACTTTGATTGGGGTTATAAACAAATCCTCCCGGAAATGGAAGGATTTATTATTGAAACTATGTCGTAGAAAATTTAAGCCTCATTTATTGTTAAATCATTGTAATTAATTCATAAAACTCTCCGGAATCCATTCATATGCAATGTCTTTCTTTTTTGTAAAACCCAGTCCCGGCCAGGGAAGGTGATAAGCAAAAGCTTTTGTTTTTGTTTGCGCTAACTGGCTAAGCAGTTTTTTGCGGGATTCTGTCGCAATATCCAGATCCGTATCTCCTGAAAATCCCCATTCCGGATGTGGAAAAAGGATCACATCAGAATGGATGAGATCTGCCATATATATAAGTTTTTCGTTGCCTGAAGAAATGGTTGTAACGGTTAAACCCGGTGTATGTCCGGGAGCCAGCTGAAAACTGAAATGGTCATACAAAGGTTTATCAAAGTCATAGAACTTCAGTTTCGGGCGGATTGTTTTCAGAATATTCTGAATAGGCGGAATGATCTGATTAAGGAATTCCGGCTGGTTCTTTAGAAAACTGTTTTTAAAGTCTTTAATGGTGGCCTGTAGCCAGAAATCATACTCTATTTTCGAAATATAAAGATCTGCATTGGGAAAAACCAGATTATTCTGCTTGTCCAATACCCCACCAATATGATCCGGATGGGCATGGGAAATAAAAACATCTGTGATATCTTTTGGAGAAAATCCTGCCTTTTGGAGACTTTTCAAAAGAAACCCTGTTCTTTCATCTGCAAAAATCCCCATCCCTGAATCTAATAAAATCAATCTGTTCTTTGTCTTGACAAGCATCAGATTCATTGCCATATCTATATAATCATCGGAACGGAAATGATCCCTGAGAATCGTTTTTAACCGGGACACATCTGCTCTTGGAGAAAATGTATCGATATTTTTTTCGTGAATATATCCGTCTGTGAGAATAAAGAGTTCCAGTTCTCCAAGTTTTATCTTTTTAAAGGCTGAAAGATCTTCTTCTGAAGGTGGCAAAACTATTTTTGTCCCTGCAAAAACATCTGTAAAAGGAATGAAGCTTAACGCTCCTGCCATCAGGCCATTTTTTAAAAGGTCTCTTCTGTTCATCATCAAATAGGTGCTTTATCACACTCCGGATTCCTGTTTGTTATTTCAGAAATCCGGAGGTATAATAGTTTTAGTTATTGACTAATTTCATAGAACCTTCTGTGTATCTTTCTCCTACATTAGGATATTTTTTCAGAAGAGCATCAATTGTTTCAAGATCTGATGGTGAAAGATCGATGTTTACAGCTTCGATATTCTCTTCCAGATATTTAATGCGTTTGGTTCCCGGGATCGGAATAATGTCGTCTCCCTGATTCAGGACCCATGCTAAAGCGAGTTGCGTTCCTTTCACTCCTTTAGATGCTGCAAATTCATTGATTTCTCTGGCCAGGTTTCTGTTGTTTTCCAAATACTCTTCCTGATAGCGTGGTAATGTCTTTCTGAAATCTTCAGCTCCAAAATTCTCTACTTCATTGATATTGGCGAAAAGCCCTCTGGCCAATGGAGAATATGGAACCAGCGTAATGCCGAGTTCTCTGATGGTTGGAAGTATTTCTTTTTCCACATCTTTAGTCAGGATAGAATATTCTGACTGAAGTGCTGTGATAGGATGAATTTTATTGGCTTTTCTGATGGATTCGGGAGAAGCTTCTGATAATCCAAGATATTTTACTTTTCCTTCTTTTACCAATTCGGCCATAGCTCCTACCGTTTCTTCCACCGGGATATTCGGGTCAACCCTGTGGGCATAATATAAGTCAATAGTATCGATTTTCAACCTCTGAAGACTTAAATCAACAGCCTGTCTGATCCATTCAGGGGAACCGTCAAAATAAGTGCCCGGAGCTCCGCTGTGACTTGGTTTTCCGTCTTTAAATCTGAATCCGAATTTGGTCGCAATAAAAATCTTGTCACGGTTGGGAACCAAAACCTTTGAAATCAGTTTTTCATTTTCTCCCGCGGCATACATATCTGCTGTATCCCAAAAGTTCACTCCCAGATCCAGTGCTTTATGCAGTGTACTGATGCTTTCCTGTTCATCAGCCGGACCATAAGCAAAGCTCATTCCCATACATCCTAATCCTACTGCTGATAACTGCTCTCCTGTGTTTCCTAATTTTCTGAATTTCATAATTGTATGTGATTTTAAATTGATAAGACAAAATTAGAACAAGAATACCACGGACACTCTATAGAATTCAAACTAAGAATTATAAAATTCAAACAACTGAAGCTCTTACGGCATTAGGAGCCAATCCTGTCTGCTTTTTAAAAAAATTGGTGAAATAAGCGGGTTCTTCAAATCCCAATCCATAAGCAATCTCTGAAATATTCCAGTCTGTATGTTTCAGCAACGCGTTGGCTTCCTGGATAATCCTTGAAGCAATCTGCCGGCTTGTCGTTTTTCCTGTCATTTCTTTCACAGAACGGTTTAAAGAATTCACATGAATAGAAAGACTCTTTGCATAATCATTGGGTGTTTTTAACTTTAAAAATGCTTCAGGACTGTCAATAGGAAACTGTCTTTCCAGCAATTCCATAAACAGCGATGCTACCCTCTGTGAGGCATTCTGATAGGGCTCAAAGTTTTCTGCAGGCTGCATTTTCATTGTTTCATGAATCAGGAGATGAAGGTATGCGCGAAGCATATCGTATTTGTGCAGGTACTCTGACTGAATCTCAGACATCATCCTGATAAAAAGATCCGAGATCGTTTTCTGCTGTTCTTCATCCACAAAGAAAATAGGGGTTCCACCAATTTTAAAAAGCTGTGAATCCTGAACATTTCCCAGGCGGGTGCCATTCTGCAGAAACTGGTCGGCAAAGAGGCAAAACCACCCTGTCTGATCTTCGTCATCTGCTTCCCACGCATAAGGAACCACCGGATTTGAAAATAACAATGCCGGACGGTCAACATACATCCATTTGTCTGCATAATGAAGCTTTCCTTTTCCTATAATCAGTGAAATTTTATAATAGTCTCTTCTGCTGTAAGGTGTTATCAACGAACAGCTTTCCCGCGAAAACACGTTAAAATGGCCTACTCCGGGAGTTGTTATACTCTCGAGTCTTTCCATAGATGCATTTCTGATATAAAATCCTTGTATTGTTTCTTTAGATTCCATCCTGCTAAATTATAAAATTCAAACAAATAAAAACATTTTCGATATTGGTCATTGATAAAATAAAAAAGGCCGGCAAAACCGAC includes:
- a CDS encoding T9SS type A sorting domain-containing protein, which encodes MRKKITFLLLGLPVFGFAQSVIGNINSGAISDTNFTHSVGEIYVIPADPDQASSGTMGMLYQSVLQVLGVKELEKDQIKIYPNPTTDFVHITLNSKSKIDEAEVYDTAGRLVLKTRLDSGKLDLRSLNSGIYMISFKNPDLKPIKIIKKP
- a CDS encoding NADP-dependent isocitrate dehydrogenase, whose product is MSDKSKIYYTLTDEAPMLATHSFLPIVKAFTKSANIEIAVPDISLAGRILANFPEFLKDDQKIGDALAELGQLATQPDANIIKLPNISASAPQLDAAIAELQSKGFAVPNYPAEPKNDEEKAIKAKYAKVLGSAVNPVLREGNSDRRAPKAVKNYAKANPHRMGDWASDSKTDVAHMDNGDFYGTETSTTLENATQYKIVFKGNDGAETLLKDFAGLQAGEVIDSSVMNLNALRVFVQKAIDEAKNKNVLLSAHLKATMMKISDPIIFGAIVETFFKDVFTKYAETFKSLDVNPNNGLADLFDKIKGNAQEAEIKADIETALANGPRVAMVNSDKGITNFHVPSDIIVDASMAALVRGGGKMWNKEGKEEDTVCIIPDRSYAGFYQAVIDDMKAHGKLDPTTMGSVPNVGLMAQKAEEYGSHDKTFQASADGTIEVQDEAGNVLLSQKVEKNDIFRMCQTKDAPIQDWVKLAVNRARLSDTPAIFWLDKGRAHDREMIKKVEKYLADHDTEGLVIEILDVKDAMAETLLRAREGKDTISVSGNVLRDYLTDLFPILELGTSAKMLSIVPLMNGGGLFETGAGGSAPKHVEQFLEEGYLRWDSLGEFLALQASLEHLAQTQGNTKAQVLADALDEANAKFLATDKSPARKVGQIDNRGSHFYLAMYWAEALANQTADAELAAHFAPVAAAMQESEEVINAELIGAQGKPQNIDGYYKTDAYKTYSAMRPSTVLNEIIDGI
- the tpx gene encoding thiol peroxidase is translated as MSAITLKGNAVNTIGTLPSVGTTVKDFALVDSGLSVKTLESFEGKKKVFNIFPSIDTPTCASSARKFNEEASSLDNTVVINVSKDLPFALTRFCAAEGLNNVETLSDFRSSFGDDYEVTITDSPLKGLLSRAVIVTDENNKVIYTEQVSEIADEPDYSAAIVALNK
- a CDS encoding MBL fold metallo-hydrolase — its product is MMNRRDLLKNGLMAGALSFIPFTDVFAGTKIVLPPSEEDLSAFKKIKLGELELFILTDGYIHEKNIDTFSPRADVSRLKTILRDHFRSDDYIDMAMNLMLVKTKNRLILLDSGMGIFADERTGFLLKSLQKAGFSPKDITDVFISHAHPDHIGGVLDKQNNLVFPNADLYISKIEYDFWLQATIKDFKNSFLKNQPEFLNQIIPPIQNILKTIRPKLKFYDFDKPLYDHFSFQLAPGHTPGLTVTTISSGNEKLIYMADLIHSDVILFPHPEWGFSGDTDLDIATESRKKLLSQLAQTKTKAFAYHLPWPGLGFTKKKDIAYEWIPESFMN
- a CDS encoding glyoxalase superfamily protein codes for the protein MVKRIVANIQTEDLSKADCFYKDILGLEMLMDHGWIKTFGNNEDAKVQISFAVQGGNNTEVPALSIEVDHIDELYKKIQQAGFEITYGITDEDWGVRRFFVKDPFGNLINILSHE
- a CDS encoding helix-turn-helix domain-containing protein, which codes for MESKETIQGFYIRNASMERLESITTPGVGHFNVFSRESCSLITPYSRRDYYKISLIIGKGKLHYADKWMYVDRPALLFSNPVVPYAWEADDEDQTGWFCLFADQFLQNGTRLGNVQDSQLFKIGGTPIFFVDEEQQKTISDLFIRMMSEIQSEYLHKYDMLRAYLHLLIHETMKMQPAENFEPYQNASQRVASLFMELLERQFPIDSPEAFLKLKTPNDYAKSLSIHVNSLNRSVKEMTGKTTSRQIASRIIQEANALLKHTDWNISEIAYGLGFEEPAYFTNFFKKQTGLAPNAVRASVV
- a CDS encoding aldo/keto reductase, whose translation is MKFRKLGNTGEQLSAVGLGCMGMSFAYGPADEQESISTLHKALDLGVNFWDTADMYAAGENEKLISKVLVPNRDKIFIATKFGFRFKDGKPSHSGAPGTYFDGSPEWIRQAVDLSLQRLKIDTIDLYYAHRVDPNIPVEETVGAMAELVKEGKVKYLGLSEASPESIRKANKIHPITALQSEYSILTKDVEKEILPTIRELGITLVPYSPLARGLFANINEVENFGAEDFRKTLPRYQEEYLENNRNLAREINEFAASKGVKGTQLALAWVLNQGDDIIPIPGTKRIKYLEENIEAVNIDLSPSDLETIDALLKKYPNVGERYTEGSMKLVNN